One Hugenholtzia roseola DSM 9546 genomic window carries:
- the tyrS gene encoding tyrosine--tRNA ligase, which translates to MKHNLIEELRWRGMLQDLTPETEEQLQKEITIGYIGFDPTADSLHIGNLATLMLLVQLQRAGHKPIALVGGATGMIGDPSGKSAERNLLDEATLAHNQACITKQLRQFLSFEGENAAEVVNNYDWFKNISFLQFLREAGKHLTVNYMMAKDSVKKRLETGLSFTEFSYQLLQAYDFYWLYENKGVKLQMGGSDQWGNITSGTEFIRRIGGGSAFALTCPLVTKADGTKFGKSEGGNIWLDAQKTSPYQFYQFWLNVADEDAPRMIRVFTLLDQKTIENLEAEHKATPHLRLLQKELAAQVTKMVHGEDALAKAIEASEILFGKATTEILEKLDENTLLEVFKDVPNLEVSKQDFEAAPNVLELLATQLEKQIFPSKGEARKMILGGGVSLNQNKITDPNQALDLNLLQGKYILIQKGKKNYYLLKIIA; encoded by the coding sequence ATGAAACACAATCTCATTGAGGAACTGCGTTGGCGCGGCATGTTGCAAGACCTGACCCCTGAAACAGAGGAGCAGTTGCAAAAAGAAATTACAATAGGATATATCGGCTTCGACCCTACGGCAGATTCGCTTCATATCGGCAATTTGGCAACGCTCATGCTTTTGGTGCAATTGCAACGAGCAGGACACAAGCCTATCGCCTTAGTAGGTGGCGCAACGGGTATGATTGGCGACCCTTCGGGCAAATCTGCCGAGCGCAACCTTTTAGACGAAGCCACACTTGCACACAACCAAGCCTGTATCACCAAACAGTTGCGCCAATTTCTTTCTTTTGAAGGTGAAAATGCCGCCGAAGTAGTTAATAATTACGACTGGTTTAAAAATATTTCTTTTCTACAATTTTTGCGCGAAGCAGGCAAGCACCTGACCGTCAATTATATGATGGCGAAAGATTCGGTTAAGAAAAGGCTTGAAACAGGACTTTCTTTTACTGAATTTTCTTACCAACTCTTGCAGGCTTACGATTTTTACTGGTTGTATGAAAATAAAGGCGTGAAGTTGCAAATGGGCGGCTCCGACCAATGGGGCAACATTACCTCTGGAACGGAATTTATCCGTCGCATTGGCGGCGGCTCGGCTTTTGCCCTCACCTGTCCTTTGGTTACAAAAGCCGACGGAACAAAATTTGGCAAATCAGAAGGCGGTAATATCTGGCTCGATGCACAAAAAACTTCGCCTTATCAATTCTACCAATTTTGGCTCAATGTAGCAGACGAAGATGCACCACGTATGATTCGCGTCTTTACACTTTTAGACCAAAAAACGATAGAAAATTTGGAAGCCGAACACAAAGCCACGCCTCACTTGCGCTTATTGCAAAAAGAATTGGCTGCCCAAGTTACAAAAATGGTGCATGGGGAAGATGCCTTAGCAAAAGCCATCGAAGCCTCCGAAATTTTATTTGGCAAGGCAACTACCGAAATTTTGGAAAAATTAGATGAAAATACGCTTTTGGAAGTCTTCAAAGATGTACCCAACTTGGAAGTAAGTAAGCAGGATTTCGAGGCTGCCCCCAACGTATTGGAACTTTTGGCTACCCAATTAGAAAAGCAAATTTTCCCTTCCAAAGGAGAAGCGCGAAAAATGATTCTGGGCGGCGGCGTGAGTTTGAATCAAAACAAAATCACCGACCCCAATCAAGCCCTCGACCTAAACTTGCTACAAGGCAAGTATATTTTGATACAAAAAGGCAAGAAAAATTATTACCTTTTGAAAATAATAGCCTAA
- the efp gene encoding elongation factor P, with protein sequence MATTADIRNGLCIVHNNDLFIITEFLHVKPGKGPAFVRTKLRNVKTGRVIDNTFSAGHKITTVRVERRPYQFLYREGEGFNFMHNETFEQVYVPEHMVERSEFMKEGQIVEMMVNAENEEVLTCELPSHVELAITYSEPGVKGDTATNATKKATLETGAEIQVPLFINEGDVIKIDTEKRSYVERVRK encoded by the coding sequence ATGGCAACGACGGCAGATATCAGAAACGGACTTTGCATCGTACATAACAACGACCTCTTTATCATTACAGAATTTTTGCACGTAAAACCGGGCAAAGGACCTGCTTTTGTGCGCACCAAACTTCGCAATGTCAAGACAGGGCGCGTCATTGACAATACCTTTTCGGCAGGTCATAAAATTACGACTGTGCGCGTAGAACGCCGCCCCTATCAGTTCCTCTATCGCGAGGGCGAGGGCTTTAATTTTATGCACAACGAAACCTTCGAGCAGGTCTATGTGCCTGAACACATGGTAGAGCGTTCGGAATTTATGAAAGAGGGGCAAATTGTAGAAATGATGGTCAATGCCGAAAATGAAGAAGTCCTCACCTGTGAATTGCCCTCACACGTAGAGCTTGCCATTACGTATAGCGAGCCGGGCGTAAAAGGTGATACAGCGACCAATGCTACCAAAAAAGCGACCTTAGAAACGGGAGCAGAAATTCAAGTGCCACTCTTTATCAACGAAGGCGATGTCATCAAAATTGACACCGAAAAACGTTCGTATGTAGAGCGTGTGCGCAAGTAA
- the accC gene encoding acetyl-CoA carboxylase biotin carboxylase subunit yields the protein MFQKILIANRGEIALRIIRTCKEMGIKTVAVYSTADKESLHVRFADEAVCIGAPASRLSYLNMPHLIAAAEITNADAIHPGYGFLSENAQFSAICQEHGIKFIGASPEMIEKMGDKSTAKATVKAAGVPTVPGSEGLLKSAEEGMQLAKEIGYPVMIKATAGGGGRGMRLIKEEAEFKKAWDDATQEATAAFGNGGLYLEKFVEEPRHVEIQVFGDGKGEACHLSERDCSIQRRHQKLVEETPSPIMTPELRDKMGAAAVSVAKAINYEGAGTVEFLVDKYNNFYFMEMNTRIQVEHPVTEEVTDFDLVKEQIKLAAGLPMSGRNYYPKRFSLECRINAEDPANGFRPSPGKITNLHIPGGHGIRVDSHVYAGYVIPPHYDSMIAKLISVGQTREETIVRMKRALEEFVIEGIKTTIPFHLKLMDDPQFKAGNFTTKFLETFDFSDLK from the coding sequence ATGTTTCAAAAAATACTCATTGCCAATCGCGGCGAAATTGCCCTTCGTATCATTCGCACCTGCAAGGAAATGGGCATCAAGACCGTCGCCGTCTATTCCACCGCCGACAAAGAGAGCCTACACGTCCGCTTTGCCGACGAAGCGGTCTGTATTGGCGCACCCGCCAGCCGCCTATCTTACCTCAATATGCCCCACCTGATTGCAGCGGCAGAAATCACCAACGCCGATGCCATTCACCCAGGCTATGGCTTTCTTTCGGAAAATGCGCAATTTTCGGCTATCTGTCAGGAGCATGGCATCAAATTTATTGGTGCTTCGCCCGAAATGATTGAAAAGATGGGCGATAAATCTACTGCCAAAGCCACTGTAAAAGCGGCAGGCGTGCCTACCGTACCCGGTTCGGAAGGACTTTTAAAGTCGGCAGAAGAAGGCATGCAACTTGCCAAAGAAATTGGCTACCCCGTCATGATTAAAGCCACAGCAGGCGGCGGCGGCAGAGGCATGCGCCTTATCAAAGAAGAAGCCGAATTTAAAAAAGCTTGGGACGACGCTACCCAAGAAGCGACCGCAGCCTTCGGAAATGGCGGTCTGTATTTAGAAAAATTCGTGGAAGAACCACGACACGTAGAAATTCAGGTCTTCGGCGACGGAAAGGGAGAAGCCTGCCACCTTTCTGAAAGAGATTGTTCTATCCAACGCCGCCACCAAAAATTAGTAGAAGAAACGCCTTCGCCTATCATGACCCCCGAATTGCGCGACAAAATGGGCGCAGCCGCTGTTTCAGTCGCAAAGGCTATCAATTACGAAGGTGCAGGAACAGTGGAGTTTTTAGTGGATAAGTATAATAATTTCTATTTTATGGAAATGAATACCCGTATCCAAGTGGAACACCCCGTAACCGAAGAAGTTACGGATTTTGACTTAGTAAAAGAGCAAATCAAATTAGCCGCAGGGCTACCCATGTCGGGGCGAAATTACTATCCCAAAAGGTTTAGCCTCGAATGTAGAATCAATGCCGAAGACCCCGCTAATGGTTTCAGACCCTCGCCGGGCAAAATTACAAATCTACACATTCCGGGCGGACACGGTATCCGTGTAGATTCGCACGTCTATGCGGGCTATGTCATTCCACCCCACTACGATTCTATGATTGCCAAACTCATTTCCGTAGGGCAGACGCGCGAGGAAACTATCGTCAGAATGAAACGCGCCTTAGAGGAGTTTGTCATTGAAGGCATCAAAACCACGATTCCGTTCCACCTCAAATTGATGGACGACCCACAATTTAAGGCAGGGAATTTCACGACCAAGTTCCTCGAAACCTTCGACTTTTCAGACCTTAAATAA
- the accB gene encoding acetyl-CoA carboxylase biotin carboxyl carrier protein has protein sequence MNLQPKEIQDLIDFIAGTGLAEVNIETEKFKLSIKRNADVVMTSAPMQMAAPLAAAPVAPAPVAATQTAAPAAAEKAATTDESRYIAVKSPMIGTFYRASSPEAEPFAKVGSKIEKGKPICIIEAMKLFNEIESDVSGTVVKVLVENASPVEYDQVLFLVDPA, from the coding sequence ATGAATTTACAACCCAAAGAAATCCAAGATTTAATAGACTTTATCGCTGGTACAGGGCTGGCAGAAGTCAATATCGAAACGGAAAAATTCAAACTTAGCATCAAGCGCAACGCCGACGTGGTGATGACGAGTGCGCCCATGCAGATGGCTGCTCCCCTTGCGGCTGCTCCCGTAGCACCTGCACCTGTGGCTGCTACCCAAACGGCTGCCCCTGCTGCTGCCGAAAAAGCCGCCACCACAGACGAAAGCCGCTACATTGCGGTCAAGTCGCCGATGATAGGTACTTTTTATCGCGCTTCAAGCCCCGAAGCCGAGCCTTTTGCCAAAGTGGGCAGCAAGATTGAAAAAGGAAAGCCCATTTGCATCATCGAGGCAATGAAACTCTTTAATGAAATTGAGTCAGATGTAAGCGGAACAGTGGTCAAGGTGTTGGTAGAAAATGCCTCGCCTGTGGAATACGACCAAGTCTTGTTCTTAGTCGACCCCGCCTAA